The DNA segment CGCCGCTCCGGGTCAGCACGGTCGATCCCGGCATGGTCGAGACAGAATTCTCGATGGTTCGTTTCCACGGCGATAAAGAACGCGCCACGAAAGTCTATCAAAACCTTGCGCCATTGACCGGGGCCGATATTGCCGAAGCGATTCTATTCTGTGTCACCCGTCCGCCGCATGTCAATATCCATCAGGTCCGGATCATGCCGACTTGCCAGGCCGCCGCGATGGTGGTCAGCCGGAAGGGCTGAGAGACAATTCTCTTTTCTGTTGATTAATAAACGAAGGCCGGAGACTATTCCGCCTGCACCGACAGGCACTTGAAAACCTGCCCCGAGGTCCCGTCGTTGAATTGAATCTCCGCTTCCATTATCGCCTTGATGCTGTCAATAGATATGATACCGGGATCATATGTGAAAGCCGCTTTGTGCTCGGTGGCATAGGTTTCGATACCGATAATTCCGGGAATGTCCTTATATAATGATGTGAAGAAGGCCGCCGTTCCTTTGCACTTGACGCCATCGACCACAAAAACCGCTTTTTCGCCCTGCGCGGAGTCATAGGCGACCGCGGTGGTCGGCTGCGTGAAAGCAGTTCGCAGGAAATATCCGCCGGTTAGGGCTAAGAGAACCAAAAGGGGAATTACTAATTTCGGTATCCGCATAAATCCCTCCTATAATCCGGCCTTGATTTGAAGTGTATCTTTTTCGGGACAGGCATCAACACACTCGAGGCAGTTGGTGCAATCTCGATGCCTGACCGTGGGCAAGGATTGGACCGGGATATCGTAAAGGCAGGCTTTGGTGCATTTGCCGCACGAGGTGCAACTGTCGCTGTTGCGCGCCACCCGGATGAACCCGATCCGGCTGAAAGGATCAAACACCGCCCCCATCGGGCAAAGATACCGGCAGAAAAACATCGGGATCAAAAGCGCTCCCAGAACGGTTGCCCCCAGAACAATAATGGAAATGATTCCGATTGTACCGTGGCCGAATCCGGAAAAAATCAGGTAGAACGGGTCATAGCCGCGAAGGATCAATTCCCCGGTACGATAGGTGAAAATCAGGGCTAGAATCAAAACGGCATAACGAAACAATTTGAGCCAGCCGTTGAGACGGGTGTTGACTCTCGGCCGTTTTTTCCAGAACAGACTGGCAAAACGGGACCCGAGTTCGCTCAAGAAACCTATCGGGCAGGCCCACCCGCAGAATGATTTCTTGGATAGTATGACCAGCCCGATCATCGCCAGCATGAGAGACAGGTTCAGCGGCCCCAGGGCGCACGAAAATTCCCCGGCGGTAAAAAGACCCCAAAGACTTTCGGCCCCGCCGAAAGGACAATACGCTTCGAAAGTTCGGGAACCAAGACCCAAAGCAAGATAGATGACCAAGCCGGTGACAATTGAGGCTGTTAAGTAGCGCAGGTAGCGGTTTTTCATGTTTTTTCCCCGTTGCCGTTCATTGGTAGGGCCAATATAATAAATTCCGCCAAAATTGGTAGACTTTATTACTCCGATTCGGTCCAGAAGATCTCGATCGAAATTTCGCATCTCTGGTTAGCCATTTTAGTCTGCACTAGACGGTATCCATAGGGGGCGGCTCGAGCATTCCGCGACATCTATAGTAATCTGTTGTATAACAACAGCTTCAAATAGTCTATCGCGAGCCAAATTGACCGGCATATCGTCTGCTTTTGGCATTATTGAATATAGAGACTCTTAAAATTGGCCGTGCTGAAAATTAAGATGTAACGGAGGATGATATGAAAAGGACGGCATTCTTACTGGCCCTGCTGGCGGTCATTTCTGGCTGCGGCAAAGACAAAGGAAACGGCCCCGATTCTGAGACAGCGACCATCTGGCCGCTTCAGATCGGCAGCCAATGGACCTATGAAGAAATAGAATATGATTCCGCCGGCCATATTACGGCGGTTGACACGACCATCCTCGCCGTCGCG comes from the Candidatus Zixiibacteriota bacterium genome and includes:
- a CDS encoding exported hypothetical protein (Evidence 5 : Unknown function); the protein is MRIPKLVIPLLVLLALTGGYFLRTAFTQPTTAVAYDSAQGEKAVFVVDGVKCKGTAAFFTSLYKDIPGIIGIETYATEHKAAFTYDPGIISIDSIKAIMEAEIQFNDGTSGQVFKCLSVQAE
- a CDS encoding membrane hypothetical protein (Evidence 5 : Unknown function); the protein is MRNFDRDLLDRIGVIKSTNFGGIYYIGPTNERQRGKNMKNRYLRYLTASIVTGLVIYLALGLGSRTFEAYCPFGGAESLWGLFTAGEFSCALGPLNLSLMLAMIGLVILSKKSFCGWACPIGFLSELGSRFASLFWKKRPRVNTRLNGWLKLFRYAVLILALIFTYRTGELILRGYDPFYLIFSGFGHGTIGIISIIVLGATVLGALLIPMFFCRYLCPMGAVFDPFSRIGFIRVARNSDSCTSCGKCTKACLYDIPVQSLPTVRHRDCTNCLECVDACPEKDTLQIKAGL